The proteins below are encoded in one region of Pseudomonas sp. SCB32:
- the groL gene encoding chaperonin GroEL (60 kDa chaperone family; promotes refolding of misfolded polypeptides especially under stressful conditions; forms two stacked rings of heptamers to form a barrel-shaped 14mer; ends can be capped by GroES; misfolded proteins enter the barrel where they are refolded when GroES binds) — protein MAAKEVKFGDSARKKMLVGVNVLADAVKATLGPKGRNVILDKSFGAPTITKDGVSVAKEIELKDKFENMGAQLVKDVASKANDAAGDGTTTATVLAQAIVNEGLKAVAAGMNPMDLKRGIDKATIAIVAQLKDLAKPCADTKAIAQVGTISANSDESIGNIIAEAMEKVGKEGVITVEEGSGLENELSVVEGMQFDRGYLSPYFINKPDTMVAELDGPLLLLVDKKISNIREMLPVLEAVAKAGRPLLIVAEDVEGEALATLVVNNMRGIVKVAAVKAPGFGDRRKAMLQDIAILTGGTVISEEVGLSLEGATLEHLGNAKRVVLSKENTTIIDGAGAQADIEARVLQIRKQVEDTSSDYDREKLQERLAKLAGGVAVIKVGAATEVEMKEKKARVEDALHATRAAVEEGVVPGGGVALVRALQAIEGLKGDNEDQNVGIALLRRAVEAPLRQIVANSGDEPSVVVDKVKQGSGNFGYNAATGVYGDMIEMGILDPAKVTRSALQAAASIGGLMVTTEAMVAEVVDDKAAPAMPDMGGMGGMGGMM, from the coding sequence ATGGCTGCTAAAGAAGTTAAGTTCGGCGATTCCGCTCGCAAGAAAATGCTGGTCGGCGTGAACGTCCTGGCCGACGCCGTCAAAGCTACCCTCGGCCCGAAAGGCCGTAACGTCATCCTGGACAAGAGCTTCGGCGCTCCGACCATCACCAAGGACGGCGTTTCCGTCGCCAAGGAAATCGAACTCAAAGACAAGTTCGAGAACATGGGCGCCCAGCTGGTGAAAGACGTTGCCTCCAAGGCCAACGACGCTGCCGGTGACGGCACCACCACCGCTACCGTTCTGGCTCAGGCCATCGTCAACGAAGGCCTGAAGGCCGTCGCTGCAGGCATGAACCCGATGGACCTCAAGCGCGGCATCGACAAGGCGACCATCGCTATCGTTGCCCAGCTCAAAGACCTGGCCAAGCCGTGCGCTGACACCAAGGCCATCGCCCAGGTTGGCACCATCTCCGCCAACTCCGACGAATCCATCGGCAACATCATTGCCGAAGCCATGGAAAAAGTCGGTAAGGAAGGCGTGATCACCGTTGAAGAAGGCTCGGGCCTGGAAAACGAACTGTCCGTCGTAGAAGGCATGCAGTTCGACCGTGGCTACCTGTCCCCCTACTTCATCAACAAGCCGGACACCATGGTTGCCGAGCTTGATGGCCCGCTGCTGCTGCTGGTCGACAAGAAGATCTCCAACATCCGCGAAATGCTGCCGGTGCTGGAAGCCGTTGCCAAAGCTGGCCGTCCGCTGCTGATCGTGGCTGAAGACGTCGAAGGCGAAGCCCTGGCTACCCTGGTCGTCAACAACATGCGTGGCATCGTCAAGGTCGCGGCCGTCAAGGCTCCGGGCTTCGGCGACCGCCGCAAGGCCATGCTGCAGGACATCGCTATCCTGACCGGCGGTACCGTCATCTCCGAAGAAGTCGGTCTGAGCCTGGAAGGCGCTACCCTGGAGCACCTGGGCAACGCCAAGCGCGTCGTCCTGAGCAAGGAAAACACCACCATCATCGACGGCGCTGGCGCTCAGGCTGACATCGAAGCCCGCGTTCTGCAGATCCGCAAGCAGGTCGAAGACACCTCCTCGGACTACGACCGTGAGAAGCTGCAAGAGCGTCTGGCCAAGCTGGCCGGCGGTGTTGCCGTGATCAAGGTCGGCGCTGCCACCGAAGTCGAGATGAAAGAGAAGAAAGCCCGCGTTGAAGACGCCCTGCACGCTACCCGTGCTGCGGTGGAAGAAGGCGTGGTTCCTGGCGGCGGCGTCGCTCTGGTGCGTGCTCTGCAAGCCATCGAAGGCCTGAAGGGCGATAACGAAGACCAGAACGTCGGTATCGCGCTGCTGCGTCGCGCCGTTGAAGCTCCGCTGCGCCAGATCGTTGCCAACTCCGGCGACGAGCCGAGCGTAGTGGTCGACAAGGTCAAGCAAGGTTCGGGCAACTTCGGCTACAACGCTGCTACCGGCGTGTACGGCGACATGATCGAGATGGGTATCCTCGATCCGGCCAAAGTCACCCGTTCGGCCCTGCAAGCTGCTGCTTCCATCGGCGGCCTGATGGTCACCACCGAGGCCATGGTTGCCGAAGTGGTCGACGACAAAGCTGCTCCGGCCATGCCGGACATGGGCGGCATGGGCGGCATGGGCGGCATGATGTAA
- the crcB gene encoding fluoride efflux transporter CrcB, which produces MWKSILAVSLGAALGALLRWVLGLKLNTLLPSLPPGTVVANLVGGYIIGAAIAFFANTPGLAPEWRLLIITGFCGGLTTFSTFSAEVVVLLQQGRLVWALGAVATHLVGSLLMTMLGLLSVHWLMGR; this is translated from the coding sequence ATGTGGAAATCCATTCTCGCCGTATCCCTCGGAGCCGCCCTCGGCGCACTGCTGCGTTGGGTGCTCGGGCTCAAGCTCAACACGCTGCTGCCTTCCTTGCCGCCGGGTACGGTGGTTGCCAACCTTGTCGGCGGCTACATCATCGGCGCGGCCATCGCCTTCTTCGCCAATACCCCGGGCCTGGCGCCAGAATGGCGTTTACTGATCATTACCGGCTTCTGCGGTGGCCTGACCACCTTCTCGACCTTTTCCGCCGAGGTCGTGGTCCTGCTGCAGCAAGGCCGTCTGGTCTGGGCGCTGGGTGCGGTCGCCACGCATCTGGTGGGTTCGCTGCTGATGACCATGCTGGGCCTGCTGTCGGTCCACTGGCTGATGGGCCGCTGA
- a CDS encoding DUF190 domain-containing protein: MNGFQLKFFTQQDRKHAGLPLAQWLLEEARRQGVRGATLMSASEGFGKTGRIHYAHFFELADQPQEVTMAVTAEESERIFAVIRQAGVKLFYVKTPIEFGVVGDAD; the protein is encoded by the coding sequence GTGAACGGTTTCCAGCTGAAGTTCTTCACCCAGCAGGATCGCAAGCATGCCGGCCTGCCGCTGGCCCAGTGGCTGCTGGAGGAAGCGCGGCGCCAAGGCGTGCGCGGTGCGACCTTGATGAGCGCGAGCGAAGGATTTGGCAAGACCGGGCGGATTCACTACGCGCATTTCTTCGAACTGGCCGACCAGCCGCAGGAAGTCACCATGGCGGTAACCGCCGAGGAGTCCGAGCGGATCTTCGCGGTGATCCGCCAGGCCGGGGTCAAGCTGTTCTACGTGAAGACGCCGATCGAGTTCGGCGTCGTTGGCGACGCCGACTGA
- a CDS encoding response regulator transcription factor, with translation MRILLVEDNRDILANMADYLGLKGYTVDCAQDGLSGLHLAATSHYDLIVLDVMLPGLDGFTLCRRLREDARRDTPVIMLTARDQLDDRLQGFRSGADDYLLKPFALSELAARIEAVLRRSQGGGRRELQVGELSYNLDTLEVNRSGKPLKLNPIGLKLLAVLMQKSPHVVRRDVLEEAVWGDDCPDSDSLRSHVHQLRQVIDKPFASSLLHTVHGVGYRLAEEANGV, from the coding sequence ATGCGCATTCTGTTGGTTGAAGACAATCGGGACATTCTGGCGAATATGGCCGACTACCTCGGACTCAAGGGGTATACGGTGGATTGCGCGCAGGACGGGCTTTCCGGGCTGCACCTGGCGGCTACCTCCCATTACGACCTGATCGTGCTCGACGTCATGCTGCCGGGGCTGGACGGCTTCACGCTGTGCCGCCGGCTGCGCGAGGATGCCCGACGCGACACTCCGGTGATCATGCTCACCGCCCGTGATCAGCTGGACGACCGCCTGCAGGGCTTCCGCTCAGGCGCCGACGATTACCTGTTGAAACCGTTTGCCCTGTCGGAGCTGGCGGCCCGCATCGAGGCCGTGCTGCGCCGCAGCCAGGGCGGCGGACGCCGCGAGCTGCAGGTCGGCGAGCTGAGCTACAACCTCGATACGCTGGAAGTGAACCGCAGCGGCAAGCCGCTCAAGCTCAACCCCATCGGCCTGAAGCTGCTGGCCGTGCTGATGCAGAAAAGTCCCCACGTGGTACGCCGCGACGTTCTCGAAGAGGCCGTCTGGGGCGATGACTGCCCCGACAGCGACAGCTTGCGCAGCCATGTCCACCAACTCCGCCAGGTGATCGACAAGCCTTTCGCTTCGTCGCTGCTGCACACCGTGCACGGCGTCGGCTACCGCCTGGCGGAGGAAGCGAATGGAGTATAA
- a CDS encoding HAMP domain-containing sensor histidine kinase, producing the protein MEYKQSLSRRIVFAFVLMTAAVGGLFSVGIVGVVHVVEERLISHDLGGELDRILEADLGTGQSPKLDPGMRFFISDAQGIYAMPPALRRLDEGFHEVFDGELSFHALVRDQGGRRFVLLQDQSDFEAREQVLYASVVTGYVLSLTLAGLLGWLLSRKVMEPVARLARQVRHRDQLLDLAPPMAPDYANDEVGELASAFDYAMGRLHDVLTREKLFTSDVSHELRTPLMVIATSCELLAEEPGLSARARSQLARMTSATEEMRDLVQTFLLLARAQRKDMGIVPQAGLRQIAEELVTQWREPIEAKGLRLEFGGADAMPGQFNAPFLRSVMGNLLRNAMHYTETGSIRLQLSATGFWVEDTGAGIPEEQRERVFQPFVRGVNPRGEGLGLGLSLVKRICASECWNVSLHPVEPHGCRFEVCLVAA; encoded by the coding sequence ATGGAGTATAAGCAGAGCCTTTCCCGTCGGATTGTCTTTGCCTTCGTACTCATGACCGCCGCAGTCGGCGGACTCTTTTCGGTGGGGATCGTCGGGGTGGTCCACGTCGTCGAGGAGCGGCTCATCTCCCACGATCTGGGCGGTGAGCTCGATCGGATTCTCGAGGCGGACCTGGGAACCGGCCAGTCGCCGAAACTCGATCCCGGCATGCGCTTCTTCATCAGTGACGCCCAGGGCATATACGCCATGCCGCCGGCGCTGCGCCGTCTGGATGAAGGCTTCCACGAAGTCTTCGACGGCGAACTGTCCTTCCATGCGCTGGTGCGCGATCAAGGCGGCCGGCGCTTCGTGCTGCTGCAGGACCAGAGTGATTTCGAGGCGCGCGAGCAGGTGCTCTACGCGTCCGTGGTCACCGGCTATGTGCTCAGCCTGACGCTGGCTGGCCTGCTGGGCTGGCTGCTGTCGCGCAAGGTCATGGAGCCGGTGGCCCGCCTGGCGCGCCAGGTACGCCACCGCGACCAGCTGCTGGACCTGGCGCCGCCGATGGCGCCCGACTACGCCAACGACGAAGTGGGCGAGCTGGCCTCGGCCTTCGATTACGCCATGGGGCGCCTGCACGACGTGCTGACCCGGGAGAAACTCTTCACCAGTGACGTCAGCCACGAACTGCGTACGCCCTTGATGGTGATCGCCACCAGTTGCGAGTTGCTGGCCGAGGAGCCGGGGTTGAGCGCCAGGGCGCGAAGTCAGCTGGCGAGAATGACCAGCGCCACCGAGGAAATGCGCGACCTGGTACAGACATTCCTGCTGCTGGCGCGCGCACAACGCAAGGACATGGGCATCGTCCCGCAGGCGGGCCTGCGGCAGATTGCCGAGGAGCTGGTTACGCAATGGCGCGAACCGATCGAGGCGAAGGGGTTGCGGCTGGAGTTCGGTGGGGCGGATGCCATGCCTGGCCAGTTCAATGCACCCTTCCTGCGTTCGGTGATGGGCAACCTGCTGCGTAATGCCATGCATTACACCGAAACCGGCAGCATCCGTTTACAACTTTCCGCGACCGGGTTCTGGGTCGAGGATACCGGCGCGGGAATCCCCGAAGAGCAGCGCGAGCGCGTGTTCCAGCCATTCGTGCGGGGTGTGAACCCACGTGGTGAGGGGCTTGGGCTGGGGCTGTCGCTGGTCAAGCGCATCTGCGCCTCGGAGTGTTGGAACGTCAGCCTGCACCCCGTTGAACCGCATGGCTGTCGCTTCGAAGTTTGCCTAGTCGCGGCTTGA
- a CDS encoding class I SAM-dependent methyltransferase, translated as MSDKSVDLEFSQKYDREHAERYLRKHQAGLSRKLSHWRDVQVARQALKLAGQPNLVLDLPCGAGRFWPMLAEKENRVIIGADNSPDMIAVACAGQPEEVVKRVRPLQTSAFSIDLPDGAVDSIFSMRLMHHIGEVDDRLTMLREFHRVTRDSVILSLWVDGNFKSWKRKRAEASREKHAYQNRFVIPTKTIEAEFRQAGFKVQDHIDFVPFIHMWRVYILRKE; from the coding sequence ATGAGTGACAAATCTGTCGATCTGGAGTTTTCCCAGAAGTACGACCGCGAGCACGCCGAGCGCTATCTGCGTAAGCACCAGGCCGGGCTGTCGCGGAAACTTTCCCACTGGCGGGATGTCCAAGTAGCTCGTCAGGCACTCAAACTCGCCGGTCAGCCCAACCTGGTGCTCGACCTGCCGTGCGGCGCCGGGCGCTTCTGGCCGATGCTGGCCGAAAAGGAAAACCGCGTGATCATCGGCGCCGACAACTCGCCGGACATGATCGCGGTCGCCTGTGCCGGCCAGCCGGAAGAGGTTGTAAAACGCGTTCGACCTTTGCAGACTTCCGCGTTTTCCATCGATCTGCCGGACGGCGCCGTCGACAGCATCTTCTCGATGCGTCTGATGCACCACATCGGCGAAGTGGATGACCGCCTGACCATGTTGCGCGAGTTCCACCGCGTCACCCGTGACTCCGTGATCCTGTCGCTGTGGGTGGATGGCAACTTCAAGTCCTGGAAACGCAAGCGCGCCGAAGCATCTCGCGAGAAGCACGCCTACCAGAACCGTTTCGTGATTCCGACCAAGACCATCGAGGCGGAGTTCCGCCAAGCTGGCTTCAAGGTTCAGGACCACATTGATTTCGTCCCGTTCATCCACATGTGGCGGGTCTACATTCTGCGTAAGGAGTAA
- a CDS encoding lipopolysaccharide kinase InaA family protein, with protein MAADLASLQQISGENAIDRWLQIPGKWVEEPNRRRGGESGVQRVLTADGRMLYRKQQMGHIYRDLLHPFGYPTAIRERDALKAAEALGVKVPTLVYAGCRKVNGEWQALLVTESLDGFSSLEDCYARGDHERWGEALHQRILQQYGSTLAKLNAGHWQHGCLYLKHVFVQVDGDKIEVALIDMEKARRRFSAQRAARHDLRQVKRRSSWTEAQWQAFVYGYQAAFGSAIKGLQT; from the coding sequence ATGGCCGCTGATCTGGCATCTCTGCAGCAAATTTCCGGTGAAAACGCTATCGATCGCTGGTTGCAGATTCCCGGCAAATGGGTAGAGGAACCGAATCGGCGGCGCGGCGGCGAAAGCGGTGTGCAGCGCGTGCTGACCGCCGATGGGCGCATGCTGTACCGCAAGCAGCAGATGGGGCACATCTATCGCGATCTGCTGCATCCCTTCGGTTACCCCACCGCCATTCGTGAGCGTGATGCACTGAAGGCCGCCGAGGCCCTGGGCGTCAAGGTGCCAACCCTGGTCTACGCCGGTTGCCGCAAGGTCAACGGCGAATGGCAGGCGCTGCTGGTCACCGAGTCCCTCGATGGTTTCTCCAGCCTGGAAGACTGCTACGCCCGTGGCGACCACGAACGTTGGGGCGAAGCGCTGCATCAACGCATTCTGCAACAATACGGTAGTACCCTTGCCAAACTTAACGCCGGTCATTGGCAGCATGGCTGCCTGTACCTCAAGCACGTATTCGTGCAGGTGGACGGCGACAAGATTGAAGTGGCGCTGATCGACATGGAGAAGGCCCGCCGACGTTTCAGCGCCCAGCGCGCCGCGCGTCATGACCTTCGCCAGGTGAAACGCCGTTCGTCGTGGACAGAGGCGCAGTGGCAGGCCTTTGTCTATGGTTACCAAGCGGCGTTTGGCAGCGCCATCAAAGGGTTGCAGACATGA
- the pncB gene encoding nicotinate phosphoribosyltransferase, protein MSDSVFSRRIVQNLLDTDFYKLSMMQAVLHNYPNAEVEWEFRCRNEEDLRAYLDPVREQVEYLSQLSFAPQELTFLERIPFFKPDFIRFLGLFRFNPCYVELGVENGEFFLRLKGPWLHVILFEVPLLATISEVRNRHRYPGASLTAVRDRLQEKLHWLRGEASAEELAGFKMADFGTRRRFSYPVQEAVVRDLRDDFPGHFVGTSNVHLARMLGVKPLGTMAHEWLMAHQQLGPRLIDSQAAALDCWVREYRGQLGIALTDCITMDAFLADFDLYFAKLFDGLRHDSGDPLAWAEKAIRHYERLGIDPRSKTLVFSDGLNLPRALEIYRALRGRIDVSFGIGTQFTCDVPDAAPMNIVLKMTACNGHPVAKISDTPGKTQCRDENFLHYLKHVFKV, encoded by the coding sequence ATGAGCGACAGCGTATTTTCCCGGCGGATCGTGCAGAACCTGCTGGATACCGACTTCTACAAGCTGAGCATGATGCAGGCGGTACTGCACAACTATCCCAACGCCGAGGTGGAGTGGGAGTTTCGCTGCCGCAACGAGGAAGACCTGCGCGCCTACCTCGACCCTGTTCGCGAGCAGGTGGAGTACCTGTCACAGCTGTCGTTCGCCCCTCAGGAGCTGACCTTTCTCGAACGCATTCCGTTCTTCAAGCCGGACTTCATCCGCTTCCTGGGGCTGTTCCGCTTCAATCCCTGCTATGTGGAGCTGGGCGTCGAGAACGGCGAGTTCTTCCTCCGCCTCAAGGGTCCCTGGCTGCATGTGATCCTCTTCGAGGTACCGCTGCTGGCGACCATCAGCGAAGTGCGCAACCGGCACCGCTATCCGGGGGCTTCGCTGACGGCGGTGCGCGATCGCCTGCAGGAGAAGCTCCACTGGCTGCGTGGCGAGGCCAGCGCCGAGGAGCTGGCCGGTTTCAAGATGGCCGACTTCGGCACTCGCCGGCGCTTCTCCTATCCGGTGCAGGAGGCGGTAGTGCGAGACCTGCGCGATGACTTCCCCGGCCACTTTGTCGGTACCAGCAACGTGCACCTGGCGCGGATGCTGGGGGTGAAGCCGCTGGGTACCATGGCCCATGAGTGGCTGATGGCGCACCAGCAGCTCGGCCCGCGCCTGATCGACAGCCAGGCCGCCGCCCTCGACTGCTGGGTTCGCGAGTACCGTGGCCAGCTGGGGATCGCCTTGACCGACTGCATCACCATGGATGCCTTCCTGGCCGATTTCGACCTGTATTTCGCCAAGCTCTTCGACGGCCTGCGCCATGACTCGGGGGACCCGCTGGCGTGGGCGGAAAAGGCTATCCGTCACTACGAGCGCCTGGGGATCGATCCGCGCAGCAAGACCCTGGTGTTCTCCGATGGCCTGAACCTGCCACGTGCCCTGGAAATCTACCGGGCACTGCGCGGTCGTATCGACGTCAGCTTCGGCATCGGCACCCAGTTCACCTGCGATGTGCCTGATGCAGCGCCGATGAACATCGTGCTGAAGATGACCGCCTGCAATGGTCACCCGGTGGCGAAGATTTCCGATACACCGGGCAAGACCCAGTGCAGGGACGAGAACTTCCTCCACTATCTCAAACACGTCTTCAAGGTCTGA